Below is a window of Lebetimonas sp. JH292 DNA.
ACCAAATAGCCACTCCTATTGAAGAAAAACAGGAAACTTCCCAAACTGTTAACAAACTTTCAAAAGCTATTCAGGAATTCAGACAGTTTACATCGGGTTCAAGAGGTCCTTCAATTACATTGGAAGAAGGCGAGGAGGGCTTTTTTATAAGGCTTCCCGCCGATATTACATTTAAACCGGGAAGTGCTGAAATTACAGATGAAGATGCATTGCTTTTTTTAAAAAGAATATCACTGATTATAAAAGAATATCTTCCTAAAAATATTGACATTCAGATAAAAGGATATACAGATAACACCCCTCCACCTCAAACGTCTCCTTATACGGATAACTGGGAATTAAGTGCGGCAAGGGCACTCAGCGTGCTTAAAATTTTAATAAAAGACGGAGTCAATCCAAAACAGCTGAGTGCTGCGGCATACGGCGAATATCATCCGATTGCAAGTAACGACACACCTGAAGGAAGAACAAAAAACAGAAGAGTTGAAATATGGTTTTTTGCGAAGAAAAAAGAACTTCAAAACAAAGTTCAAAAATCAGTATTAGATAAAGCTAAATGAAAAAAATATTATTAATTTTTTTCCCTGTTTTGATTTTTGCGGCGGCAGTGCATATTCCAACGGTTAATTTGTCATTAAGCGCCCCCGATAATCCTAAACAGCTTGTAAGTACGTTAAATATAGTCATCTTAATGACTCTGTTGGTACTGGCTCCGAGCATTGTACTTGTAACCACATCTTTTATAAGAATAATTGTGGTGCTCGGTTTTTTGCGCCAGGCTCTCGGAACCCCTCAATCGCCTCCAACGACACTTTTGGTTTCATTTGCGCTTATTTTAACGTTTTTTATAATGGAGCCGTATGCAAAGCAGTCTTATAATAACGGAATAAAACCGTATATGCAGGAAAAGATAGGATATGAACAGGCTTATGAAAGAAGTGTCAAACCTTTTAAAATGTTTATGATAAAAAATACACGTGAAAAAGATTTGGCTCTGTTTTACAGAATAAGACATCTTCCAAATCCGAAAACAGTTAACGATGTGCCTTTAACAATTTTAGTCCCTGCTTTTATGTTAAGTGAGCTTAAAACGGCTTTTGAAATAGGGTTTTTAATTTTTTTACCTTTTTTGGTAATCGATATGGTTGTCAGCAGTATTTTAATGAGCCTAGGGATGATGATGCTGCCTCCTGTGATGATTAGTTTACCGTTTAAAATTTTAATATTTATTTTAGTTGACGGATGGGATTTGGTTGTAATGGGACTGGTGCAGAGCTTTAAATAAGGATATAGGATATAGAATATAGGATTTAGGATTTAGGATTTAGGATATAGGATATAGGATTTAGGATTTAGGATTTAGGATAGAGTAAAAATGAAAGGAAATAAATGACTTGCAGCAGTTTTGGTAAATGCGGAAGCTGTGTATTATGGGAAATCCCATATCTTAAACAGCTTGAAATGAAAAAAGAGAAGATAAAAGAGATGTTTAAAGATTTTAATATACCTGAAATTGAAGTCATAAATGATAAAGACGAGCATTTCAGGGCGAGGGCTGAATTTAGAATCTGGCATGAAGGAAGTGAGCTTTTTTATGCGATGAGAAAAAGAAAAGAGGAGGGAAGGGGTGTAATCCCGATTGATGAGTGTAAAATAGTGGATAAAGCGATTTATGACGTAATGCCTAATTTGCTAAAAGAGATAGAAAAAAGTGAAAATTTAAAAAACAGGCTTTATGAAATAGATTTTTTAAGTAATTCTTTAGGTGCGCTTATTGTTACTTTAATTTATCATAGAAAAGTGGATGAAAGTATTGCAGAAGATATTAAAAAATTAAAAGAAAAATTTAAAAAAATTGATTTTATTGTTAGAAAAAAAGGCAGAAAATATGTTTTTGATAAAAATTATTTGATTGATAAGCTTGATATTAACGGCAATATATATAAATATAAAATAATTGAAAATACATTTTCACAGCCAAACAGAAATATAAATAAAAAAATGATTGAGTGGGTTTTAAAAAATGCGGATTTAAAAGGGGATTTGGTTGAATTATATTGTGGAAACGGAAACTTTACAATTCCGCTTAGCGAAAAATTCAATAAGGTAATAGCAACTGAAATTAATAAGGAAAGTATTGAAGCAGCGACTTTTAATGCCGAAATAAACAATAGAAAAAATATAACTTTTCTTGCTATGAGTGCTGCTGAGTTTAGTTCACTAAAAGAGGAAAAATCTCCTCTTCTTGCAAAATACGATTTGAAAAATGTTTTTATAGACCCTCCAAGGGCCGGACTAGACGACAAATCAAGAAAATTTGTAAACAGTTTTGAAAATATTATTTATATATCATGCAATCCGGAAACCTTAAAAAGGGATTTAGAAACTCTGGCTAAAAAAAGAAAAATAAAAGCATTTGCATTTTTTGACCAGTTTCCATATACCAATCATATGGAATGCGGAGTGATATTAGAAAGTGAGTTGTGAGAAGTGAGTGGTGAGTAGATAAAAATGATTGGTTTTAACGATTTAGCAGGAGAGATTTTTTTAATTTTATTGTTTTTAGGAATAACTATTGGTGTTATTATTGCTGATAAGATAAGGAGAAAAAAATGAAAGTTTTAATAATAGGCCCTGGAGGAGTTGGGGGGTATCTGGCTTATAAATTAAAAAAATGTTCTAATTATGTAAGTGTTATAGGAAGCAGGGGAAGCGTTAAAAAATTAAAAATAAAAGATGTTGATAAAACTCAGGAAGTTGAATTTGACCCTTTAATAGAAAAATATGATGTGGTTTTTGTAACTGTAAAAAGTTATCATTTAAATGAAGTTATAGAAACAATCCAAAAAATTTTTAAAAAATGCAATTGTAGTACCTGTTTTAAACGGAATAGGGCATTTCGAAAAATTTAAAGACTTTAATTTTAAAAAGTCCTGTATTTATATACTTTCAAATAAAGAAAACGGAATCATTCATAAAAAAACATCTCTTTTTTATTTATGTATTGAAGATAATGAAAAATTAAAAGAAGTTTTTAAAAACTGCAATGATTTAAAAATAAAATTCAGTGATAATATTGACAAAGATATTTGGAAAAAGTATCTGTTTATCTCTACTTTTGCGACTTTACAAAGTTTTTATCAAAAACCGACCGGCTGGATTATGGAAGAAAAAAGAGATGAGGTGGAAAAATTTTTGGATGAAGTTATAAAAATAGCAAAAGAAGAGGGAATTGATTTAAGTGATGAAAAAGAAAGAGTGATAAAACAGGCGCTAAATATACCTTATAATTCTAAAATGAGCATGCAGATTGATTTTGAAAATGGCAGTATTACAGAAGTGGATAATTTAACAGGTTTTTTGGCTAAAAAGAGTAATTTTATCAATAAATACTATAAAAAGTTAAAACAATAATTTTTCATTTTTCACTTTTCGTTTTTAATTTATTTAAATAACTCTCAAGTATTTTTTTAGCAGCCAAACTGTCAATTCTTCCATCCCTTTTATATTTTATTTTTCCTTTTATCTCAACTTCTACTAAATTGCTTGTAAAACTCTCATCTACAAACTCTATTTTTCCGTTAAAATTAATTAAAGATACAAAATGTTTTATTCTTCTTTGCATCTCTTCATTCGTTTTAGGAATTCCCACCACTAAAATGTCGGTTTTATACTCTTTAAGTAAATTACTTACTTCCCTTGCGGCCTGGTTTCTGTTTTTTCTTATAACGGCATTTAAGGGGATGACAACCGATTTATCAGGGGTGTAAGCTATACCTATTCTTTTAAGTCCTACATCTATTGTAACAATTTTTTCCATATTTTTACCTTTTGTTCTAAATTCATTCTTGCATTTAAAGGACTTGGACTTGGCAGATACAATGGAGAATGTAAAAAGGAAAATGAAGAATTTTTGAAATGTTTTTTTATAATTTTTTCAGCAGTTCTTGAAGTAAGTGCTAATTTTTTTATATTTGGATATTTTTTAAGTAAATTTTCAATATCACAAGCTTTTATGATTTCCAAATTGTCATCTCTGCTGTTTTTGTCTTTTCTTTTGCATTCACATATACTGTCCCACAAAGCAATTTTATGTTTTTTTAAAAAAGAAATTTTTTCCTGGATGGCGTAAGGTTTTTTATCATTATAAATAATTGCCAATATATCCCAGAACTGGTTTTTGGGATGGGAATAATAAAAACTGTTTTCAAAAGATTTGATTGACGGAAAAGTTCCAAGAATTAAAATTTTACTTGTTTTAAAAATTATTGGTTCAAATGGATGAATTAGTCTTCCATTTTCCATTATTTATTATCCATTAAAATATACTTTTCCATTTTTTATTTCAACTTCAGAGTTTAATTCCATTTCATAAATTCTTGAGCCGTAAAGTTTCAGGGCTTCATTTAAGGATAAAATTTTTTCATTAGAACTGATTCCCAAATTTTTACAAAATTCATCTATATCCCAAATAACCTCCGCCTGATTTGTTTTTGCAATATAGTTGGTGCCAGCGCTTTCACCGATTCTCTGCGGAATAACATAAACTTTTTTATTATATTCTTTTGCCCATTCAAAGCTTCTCATGCTGCCGCTTTTTAATGATGCCTGGGTAATTATTACAAATTTTGAAAGTTTTACAATAATTCTGTTTCTTTCAAGAAATGTATGTTTGTAAGGTTTGTAATTTTTTTCATACTCACTGATGGCAAGAGCTTTTTTGTAAACGGATTTTATTAAATTTTCATTTTGTTTTGGATAAATAATATCAAGTGAGGAAGGGGAAACAAAAACAGTGTTTGGGAAAGAGCCTCTGTGGGCCTGAGTATCCACCCCCAAAGCGCCGCCTGAAATTATTACAAATTTTTTTGAAAGTTTTTTTGCCAAAAGATATGTGATTTCTTTTGTGTATTTGCTCGCTTTTCTGCTGCCTACAATGGCAATTTTTTCTTTTTGTAACAGTTCAATGTTACCTTTGTAAAACAATTCAAATTCATCAAATTTTAATTTTTCATCTTGGCTGCTTTTTAAACAGCTATATGAGTTTAATTCGATTTGTTCATTTTCACTCATTCCATTATCCATTCTCCATTTTTCACCGCTCACTTTTCATTTTTTGTTTTTAATTCATAAAGTTGATTTATTGTTATTACATCAACATTTTTTAAAATATTCTGTGATTCATTTAAAGCCTCAATGGTTGTTTTGTGCGGATGCCCTATGGCAATGGCATATCCTCTTTTTCGGGCTATTTTAACCGCTTTTTTAAGCTGGTTTTGGATATAATTTATATCCGGTTTGTTATCTAAAAATATATTTCTTTCAAAAAAGGGAATATGATAAATTTTTTCTGCATCTCTTGCCTTTGAATACGGTGTTGTTCTTGAATCTACAAATCCTAAATTGTCTTCTTTTAAAACTCTAAAAAGTTTTTCCATTTCAACTTTATCGGCAGTAAATTTGCTTCCTGTATGGTTGTTTATAAACTCCGCTTTCGGAAACCATTTTTTTATTTTATCAATTCTTTGTTTTATTTGGGAATAAGACCAGTCTGTATCTATTGTGTCCGGTTCAGGATGTGCAAACGCAAGTGCTTGCATAGGTACATGAACCATGTAATCTTTGAATTCTTTTGCATAAACAGGGGTGTGGGGATGAATTTTTGTGGGTGGAAAAAACGAAGGTGTCGCTTCAAAAGGCAGATGTTTAATAGCTTTTACCTGATATCCGAATGAAACATCGTCCAAAATAATTACAAGTTTCGGTTTTTTGGTCTTTAATTTAACCGTAACCGCTACAGTGGGTTTTGTTTTTTTATAATGTTTATGAGCTGTTTCATAATCTTCTATTTCAGAAGGAAGATTATATGATTTTTTATTATTTTGATTCAGCTGATTTGAAAGATTTTTAATTTTTTTTTCAAGCATGGATATTACATTTTGTGTTTTTTGCAGGGATTTTTTATTTGTGTTTTCTCCTATATAAACACCCGCAATAAAAAAACTTAAAGAAAAAATTGCCAGTAAAAGTATATAAACAATATATCTTAAACTGTTTTTTTTTGAATTTTTTCGTTTTTTTTTCATTTTTTAAGAATTATCTCAATTTCTAATGTTTCAATGTTTTGGTTTGAATTTGTTTTAATACCGATGTCTTTAATATCCACATATTTTTTTACAACGTTGATTAAATCATGTTTCATTTCATCCAAATTGTTGATTTTTGTATTTGCTCTTTCATATGCAAGCATCATCATAAGTCTGTCTTTTGCGATATCTTTTGATTTTTTCTTTTTAAACAGCTCAAAAAAACTCATTTGAATAATCCTTTAAGCTTAGAGAAAATACCTTTTTTTTTGGTTAAATCCAAAAATTCAATTTCTTCATTTTCTATTCTTTTTGCAATTCTTCTGTAAGTCTCCCCGACCAATGAATTTTCATTAAGTGCAATCGGTTCACCAATGTTGGTTGAACGTACAATTTCCTCATCATCCGGAATTATTCCAATAAGTTCAAGTGCCAATATATGCAAAACATCTTCGGTTGAAAGCATTTCGCCTTTTTCGACAAGTTCGGGTTTGATTCTGTTTATTATAATTCTTTTTTCAACTTCTTCTCCAAGTTGAGCTTTTTTGCTTTTGGCATCTATTATGCCTATAACCCTGTCGGCGTCCCTGACAGAAGAAATTTCTGGGGTTGTGACCACTAAGGTCATATCGGCAAGATAAATAGAATGTTCGAATCCGCTTTCTATTCCTGCAGGTGAATCGATTAATATATAATCAAAATCTTTTTTCAATTCGTTGATTAAATTTTCAACTTTATCTTTATCGAGTACCGTTTTGTCTTTTGTCTGACTTGCAGGCAGAAAATGCAAATTATTTGTACGTTTGTCTTTTATTATAGCCTGGGCTAAATTGCATCTTTTTTCCATTACATCAACGACATCATAAACAATTCTGTTTTCAAGGCCCAATATCATATCAAGGTTTCTAAGCCCTATATCAAAATCTATTGCAATAACTTTTTTGCCGTTTTTAGCCAAAGCCGTGGCAATATTGGCGGTTGTGGTTGATTTACCGACTCCGCCTTTGCCGCTGGTAATAGTAATAACTTTTCCCATTTTTTCTCCTATCCCGAAAAGGGATTAATTTTTATTTGGATCTACAATTTTGTTTTGGGTAATCCAAGGCATCATAGCTCTTAATTTTTGTCCTGTTTTCTCAAGTAAAGAATCTTTCATATTATTTCTCTCAGCAGTCATTCTTGGATAGCCGGCCATTCCTTCAAGTATAAAATCTTTGGCGAATTTACCGTTTTGAATTTCTTTTAAAATCTGTTTCATAGCTTTTCTGCTTTCTTCGTTAACTACTTTTGGCCCGCTTACATAATCCCCGTATTCCGCAGTGTTTGAAATAGAATATCTCATATTTTCAAGACCGCCTTCAAACATCAAATCAACTATGAGCTTTAATTCATGAAAGCATTCAAAATATGCCATTTCCGGTGCGTAACCCGCTTCGACCAATGTGTCAAACCCGGCTTGAACGAGTGATGTTACACCGCCGCATAAAACTGCCTGTTCGCCAAACAAGTCAGTTTCTGTTTCATCTTTGAATGTTGTTTCAATTATTGCAGTTCTTCCTCCGCCGATTGCACTTGCATAACTGAGGGCTAACTGTTTTGCCTCCTCACCGCCTTGATATACAGCAATTAAATCCGGAATTCCTCCGCCTTTTACAAATTCGCTTCTTACAGTATGCCCCGGGGCTTTAGGGGCTATCATAATTACTTTTAAATCAGCTCTTGGAATTATTCTTCCGAAATGAATATTAAATCCGTGTCCAAATGCTATTGCAGCGCCTTCTTTTAAATTAGGTTCTATTTCTTTATAATAAACACTTCTTTGAATTTCATCAGGTAATAATATCATTACTACATCTGCACCTTTTACGGCTTCGCCCACTTCTTTTACTTCAAATCCGTAATTTTTGGCTTTTTCCCATGATTTGCCACCTTTTCTAAGACCCACTGTTACATTAACCCCTGAATCTCTAAGATTAAGTGCATGGGCATGACCTTGACTTCCAAAACCTATCATCGCAACTTTTTTGTTTTGAATAATGCTCAAATCACAGTCTTTGTCATAATAAATATTTAATGCCATTTTATCTCCTTTTTTTGGAATTATATCAAATATTTTGTTATAATTTAGTAATTTATTTGAAGGGGCCTTTTTGAGAAAAATAATGTTATACTGATTTTTTTACTTCTTTGTTTTATGCAGAAACACCTTTGATTTTAAAAAAGGATACTATTCACAAATTTGTATGAACAGATGGAATTATATCAATAAATATGTGAATAAAAGGGAGGATTTACTCTCTCTTGTAGCTTATGCATGTCTTAAAAAAAGATATCTAACACCTGCTCTTGATTTGGCAAAAGTGTTAAAAACAACCTCAATGGGAAGAAAAAATGCCACTTATATAACAACTCTTTTTTTAATGAAAAGATTAATACTCGAATATATTTTTGACGATATAAATTTAAATAATATAAAACTTCCTTTTATAAATGACAATTTATTGGGAATTGTGTTTAATTATATACAGACAAAAAAAGTAAAAAAAGAAAAAAGTAAGATTATAATTTTTGATAGAAATAAAAAATACATCGTATTTCCAAATAAAAATTATAATATTGTAATTAAAGAATATTTAAACAATAAACTTATAAAAAAGGAAATTTTTTGGTAGAAACAGATAAAATTTTTTTGGATAATTTGCTAAAAAACAGTGAAATAACACAAGAGCAATATAGTAAAATTCAGGAATTATTAGAAAAAAACCCTAAGGAAGATGTGTTAACGTTTTTATTTAAAAACGGGTATATTACAAAAGAAGTATATTTGAAATATCTTTCTAAAAAATATTCAATAAACTATATTTCAGATTTAAGTTCCATAAGATTAAAAGACATTCATATTCCTGTAAATATTTTAAGACAGGCTATGGCCGTTCCTGTGGAAAAAAAATATGATAAGATAAAAATTGCCGTTGCAGACCCGCTTGACTGGAACGCACAGGCAATTTTAAAGAGATTTTATCCAAATAAAGAAGTTGAATTTATATTGGGGTTAAAAGAAGATATTTTAAAAGTTTTAAAACTGCTTGAGAGTAAAGAAAAAGTAAAAGAGATTATAAATGATATAAAGAAAGAATTAAAAGGAGCTGAGATAACCGGAGGGGAATCAGCGGTTATGAGACTTATTAAATATATTATTGTCTCCTCTATTGAAAAAAAAGCAAGTGATATTCATATTGAGGCTGAAGAAGACGGAGGGGTTGTTAGAGTCAGGGTTCTTGGGGATTTATATGAAGTGCTGGATTTTGATATGGATATTTTTAACGCCCTTGATTCAAGAATTAAAATTCTCGCCAATATGGATGTTAGTGAAAAAAGGAAGCCGCAGGACGGTTCTTTTTCCATGGAAATAGGTAAAAATAAATTTGATTTCAGGGTTTCAACCCTCCCCACAATTTGGGGAGAGAGTATCGTTATAAGAATTCTTGATAAAAGGAGCATTCTTAAAAAAATAGATGAAATAGGAATTACATCAAAAAATCTTGAAATTATAAAAAAAGCCCTTTCTCAACCTAACGGTATTTTTCTTGTAACCGGGCCTACAGGCAGTGGAAAAACAACAACTTTGTATGCGGCTTTGCATGAAATAGCAAAAGTAAACAGAAAAGTTATCACTGTTGAAGATCCGGTAGAATATAAATTACACGGGATACAACAGGTTCAGGTGAATCCAAAGGTTGATATGACGTTCGCAAATGCCCTAAGAAGCATATTAAGACAAGAC
It encodes the following:
- a CDS encoding OmpA family protein → MAKKKCKCECPEGLPAWLGTFGDLMSLLLCFFVLLLSMSTMNAKKVQEAIGSLAGALSVLEGGAKTEVSKNRNQIATPIEEKQETSQTVNKLSKAIQEFRQFTSGSRGPSITLEEGEEGFFIRLPADITFKPGSAEITDEDALLFLKRISLIIKEYLPKNIDIQIKGYTDNTPPPQTSPYTDNWELSAARALSVLKILIKDGVNPKQLSAAAYGEYHPIASNDTPEGRTKNRRVEIWFFAKKKELQNKVQKSVLDKAK
- the fliP gene encoding flagellar type III secretion system pore protein FliP (The bacterial flagellar biogenesis protein FliP forms a type III secretion system (T3SS)-type pore required for flagellar assembly.) — protein: MKKILLIFFPVLIFAAAVHIPTVNLSLSAPDNPKQLVSTLNIVILMTLLVLAPSIVLVTTSFIRIIVVLGFLRQALGTPQSPPTTLLVSFALILTFFIMEPYAKQSYNNGIKPYMQEKIGYEQAYERSVKPFKMFMIKNTREKDLALFYRIRHLPNPKTVNDVPLTILVPAFMLSELKTAFEIGFLIFLPFLVIDMVVSSILMSLGMMMLPPVMISLPFKILIFILVDGWDLVVMGLVQSFK
- the trmA gene encoding tRNA (uridine(54)-C5)-methyltransferase TrmA, with translation MTCSSFGKCGSCVLWEIPYLKQLEMKKEKIKEMFKDFNIPEIEVINDKDEHFRARAEFRIWHEGSELFYAMRKRKEEGRGVIPIDECKIVDKAIYDVMPNLLKEIEKSENLKNRLYEIDFLSNSLGALIVTLIYHRKVDESIAEDIKKLKEKFKKIDFIVRKKGRKYVFDKNYLIDKLDINGNIYKYKIIENTFSQPNRNINKKMIEWVLKNADLKGDLVELYCGNGNFTIPLSEKFNKVIATEINKESIEAATFNAEINNRKNITFLAMSAAEFSSLKEEKSPLLAKYDLKNVFIDPPRAGLDDKSRKFVNSFENIIYISCNPETLKRDLETLAKKRKIKAFAFFDQFPYTNHMECGVILESEL
- a CDS encoding ketopantoate reductase family protein is translated as MKVLIIGPGGVGGYLAYKLKKCSNYVSVIGSRGSVKKLKIKDVDKTQEVEFDPLIEKYDVVFVTVKSYHLNEVIETIQKIFKKCNCSTCFKRNRAFRKI
- a CDS encoding ketopantoate reductase family protein, coding for MSTFATLQSFYQKPTGWIMEEKRDEVEKFLDEVIKIAKEEGIDLSDEKERVIKQALNIPYNSKMSMQIDFENGSITEVDNLTGFLAKKSNFINKYYKKLKQ
- the ruvX gene encoding Holliday junction resolvase RuvX, coding for MEKIVTIDVGLKRIGIAYTPDKSVVIPLNAVIRKNRNQAAREVSNLLKEYKTDILVVGIPKTNEEMQRRIKHFVSLINFNGKIEFVDESFTSNLVEVEIKGKIKYKRDGRIDSLAAKKILESYLNKLKTKSEK
- a CDS encoding DNA-deoxyinosine glycosylase; protein product: MENGRLIHPFEPIIFKTSKILILGTFPSIKSFENSFYYSHPKNQFWDILAIIYNDKKPYAIQEKISFLKKHKIALWDSICECKRKDKNSRDDNLEIIKACDIENLLKKYPNIKKLALTSRTAEKIIKKHFKNSSFSFLHSPLYLPSPSPLNARMNLEQKVKIWKKLLQ
- a CDS encoding DNA-processing protein DprA, whose product is MDNGMSENEQIELNSYSCLKSSQDEKLKFDEFELFYKGNIELLQKEKIAIVGSRKASKYTKEITYLLAKKLSKKFVIISGGALGVDTQAHRGSFPNTVFVSPSSLDIIYPKQNENLIKSVYKKALAISEYEKNYKPYKHTFLERNRIIVKLSKFVIITQASLKSGSMRSFEWAKEYNKKVYVIPQRIGESAGTNYIAKTNQAEVIWDIDEFCKNLGISSNEKILSLNEALKLYGSRIYEMELNSEVEIKNGKVYFNG
- a CDS encoding divergent polysaccharide deacetylase family protein, with protein sequence MKKKRKNSKKNSLRYIVYILLLAIFSLSFFIAGVYIGENTNKKSLQKTQNVISMLEKKIKNLSNQLNQNNKKSYNLPSEIEDYETAHKHYKKTKPTVAVTVKLKTKKPKLVIILDDVSFGYQVKAIKHLPFEATPSFFPPTKIHPHTPVYAKEFKDYMVHVPMQALAFAHPEPDTIDTDWSYSQIKQRIDKIKKWFPKAEFINNHTGSKFTADKVEMEKLFRVLKEDNLGFVDSRTTPYSKARDAEKIYHIPFFERNIFLDNKPDINYIQNQLKKAVKIARKRGYAIAIGHPHKTTIEALNESQNILKNVDVITINQLYELKTKNEK
- the minE gene encoding cell division topological specificity factor MinE; this translates as MSFFELFKKKKSKDIAKDRLMMMLAYERANTKINNLDEMKHDLINVVKKYVDIKDIGIKTNSNQNIETLEIEIILKK
- the minD gene encoding septum site-determining protein MinD; protein product: MGKVITITSGKGGVGKSTTTANIATALAKNGKKVIAIDFDIGLRNLDMILGLENRIVYDVVDVMEKRCNLAQAIIKDKRTNNLHFLPASQTKDKTVLDKDKVENLINELKKDFDYILIDSPAGIESGFEHSIYLADMTLVVTTPEISSVRDADRVIGIIDAKSKKAQLGEEVEKRIIINRIKPELVEKGEMLSTEDVLHILALELIGIIPDDEEIVRSTNIGEPIALNENSLVGETYRRIAKRIENEEIEFLDLTKKKGIFSKLKGLFK
- the ilvC gene encoding ketol-acid reductoisomerase, with the protein product MALNIYYDKDCDLSIIQNKKVAMIGFGSQGHAHALNLRDSGVNVTVGLRKGGKSWEKAKNYGFEVKEVGEAVKGADVVMILLPDEIQRSVYYKEIEPNLKEGAAIAFGHGFNIHFGRIIPRADLKVIMIAPKAPGHTVRSEFVKGGGIPDLIAVYQGGEEAKQLALSYASAIGGGRTAIIETTFKDETETDLFGEQAVLCGGVTSLVQAGFDTLVEAGYAPEMAYFECFHELKLIVDLMFEGGLENMRYSISNTAEYGDYVSGPKVVNEESRKAMKQILKEIQNGKFAKDFILEGMAGYPRMTAERNNMKDSLLEKTGQKLRAMMPWITQNKIVDPNKN
- a CDS encoding GspE/PulE family protein, with the protein product MVETDKIFLDNLLKNSEITQEQYSKIQELLEKNPKEDVLTFLFKNGYITKEVYLKYLSKKYSINYISDLSSIRLKDIHIPVNILRQAMAVPVEKKYDKIKIAVADPLDWNAQAILKRFYPNKEVEFILGLKEDILKVLKLLESKEKVKEIINDIKKELKGAEITGGESAVMRLIKYIIVSSIEKKASDIHIEAEEDGGVVRVRVLGDLYEVLDFDMDIFNALDSRIKILANMDVSEKRKPQDGSFSMEIGKNKFDFRVSTLPTIWGESIVIRILDKRSILKKIDEIGITSKNLEIIKKALSQPNGIFLVTGPTGSGKTTTLYAALHEIAKVNRKVITVEDPVEYKLHGIQQVQVNPKVDMTFANALRSILRQDPDIIMIGEIRDLETLEIAIKAALTGHLVLSTLHTNDAVSSIQRMIDMGADAFMVAASLIGAEAQRLVKTICPYCKTKHKPEDIYLDPIKNLIPKDAVFYKGRGCEHCNFTGYGGRTLISEVFLDDEKMESLISKEQEKIDIMNYLRSKGYQNMFYDGLVKALKGITTLEDIYKVAKL